TCCGGGATGCGGTATCATTTCTGTTTTCAGGATTATTCCGGGGGTATGCACATCTGGAAAAGCACTTTGCACCTTCGGGCCTGGTAACACGGCTGGAGCCGGTGGAACAGTGGTTCTGGGTTCGGGACGGTTTATTTGGGGAATGGGAGTATAACCAGAATGCAAGGAGCGGCGCTGCCCGAGGACTGGCGGTTGATTTTGAGAATTTCCTGGTCTTTGAATCTGTACCCCTGAATCGAATGCTGGCGGTGCTGTATCTCCGAAAGAATCTGAGTCAAAAAGACTGGGATTCGTTTCTGGAGGTTTACGGGATCCCATCCATATTTCTGGTCGGACCGCCGAATACACCGGAAACGAAGGAAACGGAATACCACAAGGTCGCCCAAGAGATCATGTCGGATGGCAGGGGCTACCTACCCTACGGCAGCGATGTGAAGTTTGTGAATGGCGGCGGCAATAAGCCACCGTTTTTGGAACATATTGACTACATCGACCGGCAGATTACCCTGGCCGCCACGGGCGGTCTCTTGACGATGCTGGCGGAGTCCGGATCCGGAACACTTGCCGGCAATGCGCACTCGGATACCTTTCTGCAGATCGCCCGGGGCGATGCGGCGTTGTTGAGCGGATTGTTTCAGGAACAGTTCGACACGCCATTGATGAGAGAATATTTCCCAGATCAACCGATCCTGGCCTATTTCGAGTTCGCCCCGCCTGCGGCGGATGAGGTGTCGAGGGTAGTCAAGGATGCGGTGGAGTTGGCGAAGGCGGGGGTGAGAATGGATTTGAGGGAGCTGAGCGAGAAGACGGGGTATAAATTGGAACGATCCGCCGCCGTTAAGTCAAACAATGATGGAGCCGAATCCCCTGTACTCCGCGCCACTTGACGATTACGGCTTTTCACTTGACGATTACTTGACGATTTTATCGGACCATAATGAGTTCGTATTCTATGCTTCTCACTACACAAACAGGCCAAATAGACCCTACTTTTCTGCATCTCATCGGTCGATTATCGGTCAGTATTCCAGAAATGTTTTTCTGACCAGTGATAGATTCCCGTATTTTGGTGATAGATAAGTAGGGAATAAGTACCGCCAACAGTGATCGACATGAACTCAATTGCAATGATCACTTTTTCTTTTGAGAATCGACGAGGGTCTGCGCCGCACTGCCGATCTGATCTGCACGTGCCAATTCTGTGCTGAACAGCCAGAACGGGAAAAACGACATTGATAATTTCTTTGTATGGATGTCCCAAATCTTTCCGTCACGAAACTTTAATCTCACGCATGAGCCCCCTGTAGGATCGAGAATGCCACAAAACAATGAATTCGCGTACATGGCGCGAATTGACACCTCATCAACATCAGCCCATTTGTATGAAACAAACTTCCCGTAAGATTCAACGGTAAAAGTTTTCTGTTCCCTTCCGATAAACTCTACGACGGTGAACCCATTCTCATCCGCACCGGTTTTGGACACGGCATCTTTCGTCCAGAATTCATGATTCCTTTTAATCGTGGCATCAATTGCCGCAACCTCGCTCTTTCCGTGAAAGGCGTGTGGCGATGGGGGCCGGGAAGAGATGCAGCCCGTACTCAGCATGACCAAACATAGCAACAAGGCTGGACGAATGATGTGGGGGAACATTCTCAGGATTCCTTTGAGTTATGGCGCTGCATCAACCCTTTGCATCCTTATCGAGCCTGACACGCCCCTTTGCCGTGAGACGGTATTTCTGGAGGCGACTGGTAGGCTTGGAAGGGATGGTCATTTCCAGTAAACCCTCTTCAAGAAGAGGGCCCACGACTTGGTGCCTGAACTTGGTGCGGTCTGATCGGCCCGCGATCTCCATAAGATCCACTAACGTGCTATCATTGTTGCACTTACGAAGAATTCCGACTTGGTGCCGACTTAGTGCCGACTTGGTGCCTAGCGGGGAAGGAACCTGCACTGCCGCGGCAGATTTTGTTCGCCACATTGTCTGAACGAAAAAGCCACCATCCTGGCGGAATTCTGGTTCCCGTAAACCGGCGTCCTGACATTGCTGGAGCATGTCAAGAATGCCACTGCCGGCCTTCTCGGCATACCGGGTCAGAAACATAGGATCGGCAATGAGCGGGTTCCTGGGTAAGGAGGGATGAGGATGATGGAGTTTGGCAACTGACAATGCCGACGGCAATTCCCCTGGATTCCAAATTTCCAGACGATCTGCAAAGAGCATGACCTGAACGCTACCGTTACTGGCATAGTCACGGTGGGTCACGGCATTAACAATGGCCTCACGCACCGCTTTCCAGGGAAGTTCGTATTCGACATCGCTTGCGACCTTACCGTCGCGAGGAATCACGGCCCGGGCAAGTTTGGACATAACAAAGTCAGCCGCCTGATCCACCATCTCAAACAAGTCACCCTTGTAAATGTGATAAGACGGTATCGGCTTACGCACTTCCAAGCCATGGAAATGCATGCACTTGACTTCGGACGTTATCATGAAGCGCTGGGGCTTCTTACCGAACAGGAGAATAGCGGCATGAGTTGGACGCTCGCCCGCGAGCAGGTTGAGATGCGTCAGGGCTTTTTGAACAGGAGTTCGGGGACCAAGGGCATAATCGCGTTCCGCCTGGGCACGTTCCAGGAAAGAAGTGATCTTCGCACGGGAAATATCGGTCATTGTAGCGCCCGAACAGACGGCGGCGTCAAACGGCCCGGTGTGAATAGCGCCCGAGCTGATCAGATATTCAACCAGACTGGCGTACAGTCCAGTTGTCAGTTCTGGAATGCTGCCAAATCGGCGGCGGACAAGTTGATCTCCGGCCTTACGGATCAGCGCAAGCATCTTCACATGCCGATTGTCATCATGGGCACCCTTGACGAAGATGAGCCGAAGTTTTGATTTCTGGGTGGCACGATCATATTCGATTTCAGTTGGCGACTTTCCATCGGGTCCTTCGTAGCCATAGGTGTCGCCAAACAGACCAACATAGATGGCACAACGGTCAACCTCCTCCAAGTAGACATCATCTGCACGACGATCTGACGCCGGGATATCCTCGAAGAGAAAGACATCAAAGAATCGCCGAAGAAGAGAATCCCCAGCCACAAAGGACATGATCGCCTGGCGTTCGGCCACCAATTCCTTCTGGACGCTGCTGATAAATATTTTCACCCGAGCTGTCGACATGAGCGCATGGTGCTAAAATGCGGCCACAAGTTCAAGCGGGATGATCAGCCCAACTCTGGGAGCAATCTACATTCAGTTTCCATCGGTCGATTACGGTGAAATATCGGTCGAATATCGGTTGATTAGTCCCACCTCGAATCTAGTCATGACACCTTATGTGGTTGATTTTCTCCTATCTAGTGGAGGCCCATGAATAATTTAATACTGAACAGAGATTTTCGACTGCCCGATGACGGGTGGTATCACATCGCTCCTTTCGGGGAATTCCCGCACGCCGCAGCCGGTATGATTCAGGTCATTGACCTGGAGGCCTGTATTGCCATGGCCGCACGATTCGCCGCAGACGCCCAAACCCCCAATTTCCCGGGATTGTTGGTTGATTTTGATCATTTCTCACTTGATGGAGAGAAGCGTTCTGAGGCCGCTGGCTGGATTATAGGCCTTGAAAACCGAGAAAACGGCCTTTGGGCGCAGATTCGATGGTCAGATTTGGGAGAAAAGGCCGTGAAAGGCGGGAGGTATCGCTTCTTGTCGCCGGTGTGGGCACGGTCGGATTGCGTTGATCTTGGCGATGGAAGGGTGCGTCCTGTTCGAATCCTGAACGCGGCTGTGACAAACGACCCAAATCTCAAAGGTTTGGTGCCCCTTTCCAACAGTGGACAGAGGGGGGTGGTTGATTTTCAGACATTATATGGAGGGGTAACAGACCAGGAGAACAAAAATATGAAAGCAGTGATTGAAAAGTTGGTGAATCATCTAGGTTTGGCAGCGGACGCGACGGAAGCGGTCATCCTGGAGAAGATGGGTGGGTTAATTTCGGCGACCGTGGTGACGGAGTTGCAGAACTCATTGTCGGTGCTCCAGAAAAAGCATGACGGATTGGTGGCGAACCTGAAAACGGTCGAGGATGAGTTGGTGAACCGGCACCTGGCCGACTTTGAGGGTTTAATCAACGAGGGGTCAAAGCCCTTTTGGGCCCAGCAGTTGATTCAGAACCGCGCCGGAGCGTTGACGGTACTCGGTGACCTACGGGAAATGGCCGGCACCGCGACGTCCGCCGTTGACACTACTACAGGTGGGAACAAAGAGAGCACCACCTCTTCGGCGGGTTCGACAGGCTCACCGCAGGCAGGCTCAGGGCAAGGCCGGAAGCCACTGCACAACCGGGCGAATGCCCGCCCTGTACCCTCTAGCCAGAGTGGCCAGTCCGGGCCGGATGGCGACAGCAAGGCCATGAAGATTCGTAACCGGGCGCAAGAAATCGCAGTTGCCGAGAAGATTCCTTTCATCGTCGCTTTCAGGCGGGCGGAACGGGAAGTAGTCGGCCAGTAGGGCCGGACATTGGGAAGTTTGAGGTAGGCAGGAAAATTTCAAAGAAAGGACATGGCTATGAGTCAGAGTAATACGAGGGTTGGGGATATTCGGATGAAGGCAGGCGGGGATCTGACGGGGAAGAATGGATACCTCGCCAAAATGATGGATGTATGGGGGCCAGCTGTTGATCTCGTGAAGTTCGCCGGGGAACGCCCGTTGTACGTGATCGTTGAAGGTGTGGCGCCACCGCAACTTGTTTCTGTCCGTCCTCTTGATCCCGGACGGAATGTCCGGCTGGTCTTGGTGGGCACATGTAACCCTGGCCAAACGCTGGTTGCCATGGTGGAGGCAGGAGCAAACAACGGCAAGGTACAGGCGTTGCCGGAAGTGGCGGGCACTTATATCGGGGTCGCCATTGCCGAGGAGGCTGGAATTGACGGGCAGTTGGTGCTGGCCCGTCCTTCGTTGATCGGAAACATCGTCGTCGCGGGAGAGTGACGATCCGGTGAACAGTTGGCAGTAAACAGTGAGCAGTTTCTAATAAGGAATAAACAGTATGAGCAGATTGAGTGATATCAGTGCGTCCCCTACCCTGCGCGAGTTCGCCCAGGGTGCGGCACAAAGCGCGATTATGCCGGTGGCAGATTTTCTGGCCCCGACTATCGAAGTGGCAACCAGTGTGGGGCGGTTTAAATCCTACACGGAGAAGAATCGTTTTCATCTCCCCAATACCCTGCGGACAATGGGTGGTCGGGCGTCGGAGTTGCGGTTCGAGGCGACCGATGCCACCTATAACTGCGAGCCACATGCCTTGGATTATCCGGTGGATAATCTGGAGCAGTTAGAGGCTGAAGGACTGGAGAACATGCTCCGGGAAGGCGCCACGGCGGTCGCTGAGGTGGCTGCCCTGTCCCATGAGAAGGCCGTCATTGACGCCGCCCTGGCGGCCGTAGGGGCCGGGACGGGGATGACCTGGAATGATGCGGCGGATCCCATCTCTGACGTGGATGACGCCATCCTGTCGGTAATCAAAGCGGCCAAGTACGGCAGTCTCATGGGGGTGGGAATCCTGTTCGGGGCCTCGGCTTGGAAGATCTTTAAGAATCAGGCCAAGGTTCGAGGCCGGTTCGTCGTGGGGAATGGACGAAACAAGAGCGACCTGGGCCTGGCGGTACCGACGGAGCAATCGGCCAGTCAGATGTTCATCGGGACGCCGGATGTCCGCACCTCCTACATGATCTATGACGCCAATCCGGAGGGGAAGGCGCAGGACATTAACTTCCTGCTGGATACCGCAGTGCTGATCTTCGCCCGGAAGGATGCGCCGAGTCGCCGTGACCCCAGTTTCATGAAGACCTTCCGTCTCATGAACAAGTTCATGGTGCCGGGCTCCTACATGCGTGATGACGGCCGCGTCGAGGTGGCGAAGTTTGACTGGTCTGAAGACGTGAAGGTGACGAACAGCACGGCCTGCGTGCGGATGAACGTCGCCGTGGAGTAAGGCTGGATTATGGGAAACGGGGGGGGCCTGGAGAAATCCAGGTCCCCGCTTTGGTATACGGGGTGACTGGTGAGCGGATGGAAAGAATTGACGGTTGAGACGGTGCTGAATGCCCTGCCGACGGACATGGGCAACCTGTACCGGTCTTGGGTGGACGCGAACCCGACAAAGGTCAACCGGCTGGCCGAGATCGTGTCGGAAACCGTCACCATGTTCCGCGAGGCCGTGGCGGTCTACCCCTGGTACGTGATGGATCCCGACATCACAATGGTGCCGGTTTCCGGGTTCCGGCATGCCTTGGACATGGTGATCTTCAACCTGGGGATGGAGATGGGCGTGCAGTTCGCCCCGGAGGTCTACAGCCTGATCACCCAGGCAAATGTGTGGCTGCGAATGGTCCAGACGGGAAAGATCAGGGCGGTGGATACGATTGGTGATGGCGGGACTCCTCTGTACTCACAGAAGTCAGTTTTCAGGATTCAGGCGTCAGAATGAAAAAGATAACGATTACTCTGGGGATAATTGCAGTGGCTGGAATCGGAACTTGTCTGGCCGGGTGGTTGAACCCGACTCAGCAAGGGTTTGTGATTCAGACTTTCACGACCTATGAACCCATGAGCGGAAACAACACCGGGACCATTGTCACCAATGGAAACTCCTACCAATTTGCCGGTGACAATGCCGGATGGCTCTGGATTGGCGGGCCGGGTTCTCAGTTCCGGGGCAAAAATGACGGGCAGATGTATCTGAACGGTGACGGGGCATTTATCCTTGGTTCCTTCGGGCCTCTGGCGGCCGTGACGAATCTTGGAAAAGGATCACTGCTTCTGGGGAATCTCTCTGGCGGCCAAAAGGCAGTCATCACGGATGTCGCCCATGCCTCGATCCTGCTGGGGGCCGGGACGGCCAGCAATTGTCAGTCCATTGTCGTGGGTGATGATAATGCGTCGCATGGAACCAAGTCAGTGACGGCGGGATCCGTCTGGGCCACCGGCACCGGGTTCTTTGGGCGGGGTGATGGGCTGACCAACCTCCGGGAGTTCGACACGAATGCGCTCGCCGCGATAGCGGCGCATTCCGGGCTTTCCGCCGGGGTACATGGGGTGAAGGACAGCCGCTATGTCTCGCTGGCTGGGGCGCATGTGAGCCCTTATACGACCTGGGCAACAGCGGCCACCAATATCCAGGCGGCGGTTGATGTGGCTATTGAAGGCGAAACCGTGTGGGTGACGAACGGCGTCTATGCGGCCGGGAGCCGGACTGCCGGGGACATGACAAGCCGGGTGGCCATTACGAATGCCATTACTGTCCGAAGCGTGAACGGGCCAAGCGACACGATTATCCAGGGCACACCAACCATTTGTGGCGTGTACATGGCGGAGAAAGCCTGGTTGATCGGGATGACCGTGACAAACGGTGGCACCTATGGGGTGAATGTAGGCGGCGTTTCCGGCGGGTCACTCTCGAATTGTGTACTGGCCGGGAACACTGGTTTCACGGCAGGCGGGGCCTATTCAAACACGCTGTATCACTGCACCCTCTCGGGGAATACGGGCTATGGCGGGGGCGGTGGAGCCTTTGCCTGCACTCTCTATGACTGCTTGTTGATTGGGAACCAGAGCGATACTGCGGGAGCAACTCTCTGCACCTTGTACAACTGCACCATGGTAGACAACGCGGGCGCCGCAGGATCCGTGTTCTACTGCACCCTCTACAATTGCATTTCATCGGGGAACAGTGAATTCGATTGGGATAGCGCGATCTACTACTCCCTTGGGAGTTACTACCCGATGAACGGGGTCGGAAATGTCGATGCCGAGCCCCTCTTCGTGGATGCGGCCAACGGTGATTACCGGCTGCGCCCAAATTCGCCATGCGTCAATGCCGGCACTAACGGGTTCTGGACTGCCGGGGCCGTTGACTTCGACGGCCAGAGGCGAGTCTATCCGGCCGGGGGCCGAGTTGACATGGGGGCCTTTGAGTTCTCCGGCGATGCTCAGGCTTTGCACAAGGGGGATGCAGTGCTGACGGCTGGGCAGGCGCTGGGACTGGGGTCGGTGGGTAAATTCATGATCTTGAACGGCACCCAGTTGGTTTTCGTGGCTGGGACAGCAACAAACGTCCTTGATGGAGATATTGGGCGACCTTGATGACTGGGAGTTACCATGAAACGCAACATCTTCACAATCTTAGGGCTTTTTTTGGTTGCCGGCGTGGCCTACGCGGCTCCCTGGGCACAAACCTATCCTTTGAGCGGATCAACGGTCGCTGTGACGAACCAGCAGGCCAACAGCATGTGGATACCGGAGGTCGTACTGTGGAAGTTCACGACAGCAACGAATGCCGCCTTGACCGTTTCCCGGTTGAGCCAGGGAAACACCTACCTTATTGGCAGTCTCTCCGTGACGAATGCCAGCACGGTCGTCTGGATTCCGGAGGCGGACTTCCCGTTTGAGTATGGAGATGCCCTGCAGTTGAGTAGCACTGTGACCAACGGACAGGTGCAAATCATCAGGAAAGGGAACTGAAGTGAAATACGCAGCGTTGATTTTTAGCGGTCTGATTCTTGCCTCGTTCCTCTGCCTTGCGGAGGGCGGGAAGAAGCATAAGCCGGAGCACTGGGTAATTGACGGGGCCCCGGCTGAGTGGACCAGCGATACGACATATTTGGGTTGGTTGACCAACCTGCCGATCCGGGCCGGAAACAATATCACTGTGACCCCTACCCCGACTGGCACCGTGGTGGCTGCATCCATGGGAAGCGTGACGAACCATTATGGGTGGATCCCGGCTGACTATCTCTACACCTGCCCGACGGAGAACCTGACCAACTCGAATGGCGGGGCGGTGTTCACCAAGCATGACAAAACAAAGACCGAGTACGCCGGACCGATCTCGTGCCCGGCTCCCTTGGGTTACTCGTCGAACGTAACTTTCCAGTGGTTCACCTACCACTCCCAGACCGGCACCTACGCCATGGCATGCCGGTGGCGCGAGGGCGGCCTGAAAGCATGGACCTGCGCAACCAGCGGCTTGTTCCAAGCCAGCACCACCCTCACCAACCTTTCAATGGCGACCCTCACAGCCTATGCCCCTGCCCCGGACAGCGGGCTGATTGAGATGGAGTACTGGGTGGTACCAACGAATTCGCCCGGTGGGGGAACGGCGGGCGGTTACGGGTATGTCCGGGGAATGAAGATTGAGTTTTGGGCAAAGTATTAGGAGGGCCTGAGAATGATAGGGAAACTTGAAGCGATAGTGGCAGGTGGCGCGGCGTTGGGGGCGACGACGGCGGCCGCTCTCCCGGATTCAGAAAGTCTCGATGCGATTGGGAGATGGCCACTGGTGGCCGTCCTGGGCGCGGTCTGTTGTTTCTGTGTCTGGATCATCTACTGCCAGGGGTGCCAGTTCGGGAAGCGGTTGGATAAGTTGTCGGACGCTATCATGAGACTGGCGGCCAATTTGAAAGAACGGCCCTGCATCCGGCATAAGGAGAATGACTGATGAGCTCTGAATTACTCAAGAAGCCTCCGTGCGGCTGTTCTGGCAAGCGAAAGATGCCCCGGGAGACCTCAGGCGGGGCGACCGAGGGCGGATTGGACCGTGCGACCGAGTATCACCGCATTATCGAATCCTTTGACGTTCTAAGCGTGCCCCGCGACATTCAGTGTCTGATCCGGGAAGCCTTGGACTCCAAGTCCTGGGACTGGTTTGAAAAATGTGATGGCTGCACCTGTGTCTCCGAGATGTATTGGCCGACGAAGTACTTTCCGCCGTGCTTGCGGCATGACTTCGACTGGCAGACAGGTCACGGCGGGTGGGAAGCAAATGCCCGGTTCTACCGGACCCAGAGGGCCTACCGGATGTCGGCCCTACAGGCCGGCACCCGGTTCATCGGCGTCACGGCCTCGTGGTATGCCTGGTTTAAGTGGTGGCAGTAAATGCCTGAGCGGGGGCGGTGAATTGAAACGAGCTATTGAAATTTTAAGGTTTTTCAATACCCATTCCAGCCCTGTGCACCACCTGAAAAGACACAAGGAAAACGCCCTTTCCCTGCTACGACTTTGCTACGTCCCCCCCGGTTTCATGCCCTTTCTCGCGGATCAAAACACGCAAAAAGGCCAATAAATACGCCTATTTCAAAGTGGAGCTCAAATTGTGATTCTGAATGTCGCGGGTTCGAGCCCCGTCATTCGCCCCACTCCCCTTCTCTCTTGGTCTATTCAGCCCAAAATGTTTTCTCACTTTCAATTAAAGCCCGGGTTGCATCATAAGCGGGAAATTGCTTAATCAGGTTAAGTTCGCGACCGGCTTTGTCAAATTCCCCATATTTCGCATATAGACCGGCGAGCGTTTCATGATTATAGGGCTCCCAGAATTGCCACCGGGTATGGCTCTCCCAATAAGCGATGGCTTCAGCGGGCGACTGCTCCCATAAAAAACGGGTTTTCAGGCGGCGCAGTTGGCTCCGGTATCTGTTCTGCATCAGGCCTCGTTCACACCAGAGCTGGGCCTGCTGCAACCGCTCCTTCCGGAAGTCCCCCTGGACTTCATCGGCCCTATAGTAGGCAAGTTCAGCCGCGAAAATACTGAAATAATAGTTCCAGGGATAGAGGACAAAGGCACGGCGACACTGATCCAGTACTTGCTCCACATTTGTACGAGAAGCCCCGTATTGGCCTTCCCAGGCTAACCGTGCGGCCATGGAGGCCCGGAGGCCATGCAGAATGCCTGCGGACGCGAGGCCCAGAAGCAGGACCCCTAGTGTTGCCAGAAACCATTGATCCACGCGGATACGTTCATACACCTTCATAGCACCTGAAAAAGAAAGCCCCGTCCATCATGGAGGGGCTTTCCCGAATCCTACATTTCCATTCCGTCAGCCACGGTTTCCGACAGGGGTCGGCGACGGCTGTGTGGTACTGGTGGTCGTGGAAGGAATCGTAACCCCGATGATCTCGATCCGGGGACGCGGCTTCAAAATCTCCTCGATGGTCTTTCCGATGCGAGCGGCGCGCGCGGCCAATGCTTCGGCCTCATCCGCCGCCTGTTCCGCTACCTTGGGGTCTGTGGACGCAGCCTTAGCGACCTGCTGTTTGGCTTTTTCTGCGATCAACCTCAACCGCTCAAGCTGTTGGGCCAATTCACGGGCCTTGCGGGCCGCCTCATCCGCCTCATGCCGGGCCTTTCTCAATGCCGCGTTGGCCGTCTTAATCTTTTCCTTGTCACCGGACGCAACAGCGATTTTCAAATCCTCATTCGCCTTGGCCGCCGCCGCCGCAGTCAAATCGGCTTCCTTCTGCACCTTGATCATCAGAGCCTGGGCCTGCTGATAAATCAAGTCAGCGTCAGCGGCAGACTTTATTGCCCGCTGCACAGGGGTGGGCGCAGGAGCGTCCGCTGCCATCCCAAGAATCGGTACCAAAGCTATTCCCGCCACCAAAATGCTCGCCATTAATTTCTTCATACTTCATTTCCTCCGTTTTGACCCTGTTTCTACAATACATGTGAAAACTGTTTCAATTATTCATCAGGTCCTTCACCCAGTCAAGTCTTTCAACACCCCCCATTACCATCTGGAGCGGGGAACTTCGACCACATCGCCTGAAATAATGACAATATCCTTCCGCTTCCCGTCACGGACCTCATCCACATTGATTTCCACACGCTCGTTGTTTCTCAGCAGGAACACCCGGTGTTGATCCGCATATTCCGTGTAACGCCCCGCGCGGGACAACGCCTGCATCAACGTCTG
The bacterium genome window above contains:
- a CDS encoding DUF935 family protein, which encodes MGIQIYDHKSQGWRDKYNPLRGLSLPKLVSLLEAGERGAYADLQWFYHYMERSDAMIHAVIQRRRAALLACDWDIRVSADEDADKCLAEEQSAFLREAYDRVENFRDAVSFLFSGLFRGYAHLEKHFAPSGLVTRLEPVEQWFWVRDGLFGEWEYNQNARSGAARGLAVDFENFLVFESVPLNRMLAVLYLRKNLSQKDWDSFLEVYGIPSIFLVGPPNTPETKETEYHKVAQEIMSDGRGYLPYGSDVKFVNGGGNKPPFLEHIDYIDRQITLAATGGLLTMLAESGSGTLAGNAHSDTFLQIARGDAALLSGLFQEQFDTPLMREYFPDQPILAYFEFAPPAADEVSRVVKDAVELAKAGVRMDLRELSEKTGYKLERSAAVKSNNDGAESPVLRAT
- a CDS encoding phage protease encodes the protein MNNLILNRDFRLPDDGWYHIAPFGEFPHAAAGMIQVIDLEACIAMAARFAADAQTPNFPGLLVDFDHFSLDGEKRSEAAGWIIGLENRENGLWAQIRWSDLGEKAVKGGRYRFLSPVWARSDCVDLGDGRVRPVRILNAAVTNDPNLKGLVPLSNSGQRGVVDFQTLYGGVTDQENKNMKAVIEKLVNHLGLAADATEAVILEKMGGLISATVVTELQNSLSVLQKKHDGLVANLKTVEDELVNRHLADFEGLINEGSKPFWAQQLIQNRAGALTVLGDLREMAGTATSAVDTTTGGNKESTTSSAGSTGSPQAGSGQGRKPLHNRANARPVPSSQSGQSGPDGDSKAMKIRNRAQEIAVAEKIPFIVAFRRAEREVVGQ
- a CDS encoding choice-of-anchor Q domain-containing protein; translation: MKKITITLGIIAVAGIGTCLAGWLNPTQQGFVIQTFTTYEPMSGNNTGTIVTNGNSYQFAGDNAGWLWIGGPGSQFRGKNDGQMYLNGDGAFILGSFGPLAAVTNLGKGSLLLGNLSGGQKAVITDVAHASILLGAGTASNCQSIVVGDDNASHGTKSVTAGSVWATGTGFFGRGDGLTNLREFDTNALAAIAAHSGLSAGVHGVKDSRYVSLAGAHVSPYTTWATAATNIQAAVDVAIEGETVWVTNGVYAAGSRTAGDMTSRVAITNAITVRSVNGPSDTIIQGTPTICGVYMAEKAWLIGMTVTNGGTYGVNVGGVSGGSLSNCVLAGNTGFTAGGAYSNTLYHCTLSGNTGYGGGGGAFACTLYDCLLIGNQSDTAGATLCTLYNCTMVDNAGAAGSVFYCTLYNCISSGNSEFDWDSAIYYSLGSYYPMNGVGNVDAEPLFVDAANGDYRLRPNSPCVNAGTNGFWTAGAVDFDGQRRVYPAGGRVDMGAFEFSGDAQALHKGDAVLTAGQALGLGSVGKFMILNGTQLVFVAGTATNVLDGDIGRP
- a CDS encoding ATP-binding protein; this translates as MSTARVKIFISSVQKELVAERQAIMSFVAGDSLLRRFFDVFLFEDIPASDRRADDVYLEEVDRCAIYVGLFGDTYGYEGPDGKSPTEIEYDRATQKSKLRLIFVKGAHDDNRHVKMLALIRKAGDQLVRRRFGSIPELTTGLYASLVEYLISSGAIHTGPFDAAVCSGATMTDISRAKITSFLERAQAERDYALGPRTPVQKALTHLNLLAGERPTHAAILLFGKKPQRFMITSEVKCMHFHGLEVRKPIPSYHIYKGDLFEMVDQAADFVMSKLARAVIPRDGKVASDVEYELPWKAVREAIVNAVTHRDYASNGSVQVMLFADRLEIWNPGELPSALSVAKLHHPHPSLPRNPLIADPMFLTRYAEKAGSGILDMLQQCQDAGLREPEFRQDGGFFVQTMWRTKSAAAVQVPSPLGTKSALSRHQVGILRKCNNDSTLVDLMEIAGRSDRTKFRHQVVGPLLEEGLLEMTIPSKPTSRLQKYRLTAKGRVRLDKDAKG